The following are encoded in a window of Verrucomicrobiia bacterium genomic DNA:
- a CDS encoding DUF2934 domain-containing protein, which produces MKNTIEQSVKVKESEISVVAYQMWEKAGRPAGRDLQFWLDAEGQLRAAAAKAASAAPATPISPVASDSKAVRKAANGQLGPSRPNSATAQQVRKF; this is translated from the coding sequence ATGAAAAATACAATTGAACAGTCAGTCAAAGTTAAGGAATCAGAAATTAGTGTGGTGGCTTACCAGATGTGGGAAAAAGCAGGCCGCCCCGCAGGCCGGGATTTACAGTTTTGGTTGGATGCGGAAGGGCAGCTTCGCGCTGCTGCCGCCAAGGCTGCCTCCGCCGCGCCCGCTACGCCTATATCACCAGTGGCATCGGACAGTAAAGCCGTTCGCAAAGCCGCCAACGGGCAATTGGGGCCGAGTCGGCCAAACTCAGCCACGGCCCAGCAGGTGCGCAAGTTCTGA